From the Bacillota bacterium genome, the window CGAAGGGCTGCGCTTACTGGGAGCCGAACGGGTCCTGTGCGGGCCTCTCCCCCTGGGGGGTGGGCGGGTGGCGTGCGCACACGGCATCCTGCCCGTTCCCGCCCCTGCCACCCTGGACCTTTTGCGGGGGTTTCCCACCCGGGAGGCTCCCGGGGAAGGAGAGCTGGTCACGCCGACGGGGGCGGCACTCATGAGGGTGCTGGCGGAGCCGGCGCTGGTGTGGCCGCGCCTGGTTCCGGAGGTGGTCGGGTACGGGGCGGGCACCCGGGACCTGCCCTGGCCCAACGTCCTGCGCCTGGTGGTGGGCCGGGAGTGGAGGCCCGGTGGGTCGGCTGCTGGGGCCGGGCCGGGGCCGGCGGCTGGGTCGTGGGCGGCGGAGGTGGAGGCGGCCTGTGAGCTGGGCTCAGCCCTCGAAGAATCCTTCCTGCTGGAATGCAACGTCGATGACATGAACCCCCAGCTTTTCGAACACGTTCAGGAGAAGCTCTTTGGGGCGGGGGCCCTTGATGTGTTCCTGCAGGCGGTACAGATGAAAAAGCACAGGCCGGGCGTGCTGGTGTCGGTGATCTGCCCGGCCGAATGCCTGACCGCTGTGTTGGGCGTGCTCTTGCGCGAAACCACCACTCTGGGGGTGCGCGGGCACCGGGCGACGAGGTGGATGGCCGAGCGCCACATAAAGGAAGTGCCCACCCGATTCGGTACCCTGCGGGTGAAGTGCGCATACCTGGACGGCAAGCTGGTGAACGTGGCCCCCGAGTACGAGGACTGCAAGGCCGCAGCTGCCTCATCCGGGGTGCCCCTCAAGGTAGTCATGGCCGAGGCCATGAAGGCCGCGCTGCAACGGTGGCACTGAGCAGGCAGCCCCCGTCCACCCACGGGCGCTACGGGTGCTCATGCCGCGTTCCGGGGCTGCTAGCAGCGATAGCAGACAGCGCCTGAACCCCGTGATGGGCCAGACATGAGTTTCTAAAGGATGTGCTGCCTTACTTCGACCCGGGCCACCAGGTGGGCTATGCGGCGGGCGAGGCGCTCGAGGTGGGAGTGGGGGCAGGGGGGCGGTTTCTTCCAGCTTTGGTCCAGCGTTTTGCCGGGAGGCCAGTACTGCTGGAGTACGTACCTCTGCGGTCCCTGAAGCCATCTGGCCACCTCTTCCACGTCGTTTGCGGACACCAGGCCGGGTACGACCGTGGTTCTGAACTCGTGGTCGATTGCGCTCTGCTGCAGGAGACGGATGCTTTCTTCGATGGTGCCCGGGTCCACCCGGCTCCGGGTGACCCTTCGGTACTTGTCCGGGGGGGCCTTCACATCCATGGCGATGTAGTCCACCAGGCCGCGCTCCAGCAGACGCCTCAGCACGTCGGGGCGGGTGCCGTTGGTATCCAGCTTGGTTTTGAACCCCAGCGGTCTTACTCGGGCCAGAAACCCGGGCAGGCCGGGGTCCAGGGTGGGCTCGCCGCCGCTCACACATACGCCGTCTGTGAATCCCCGGCGGCTTTCCAGGAAGCGCAGCAGTTCTTCTTCCGGGATGCAGGGGAGGTCAGGGGAACCCAGGACCAGGTCGGGATTGTGGCAATACGGGCACCTGAGGTTGCAACCGGCCAGGAAGACGGTG encodes:
- a CDS encoding anaerobic ribonucleoside-triphosphate reductase activating protein, with translation MTGGFSRASGGDGENDLGGRGPTAISARGLQKLTLLDFPGMVCATVFLAGCNLRCPYCHNPDLVLGSPDLPCIPEEELLRFLESRRGFTDGVCVSGGEPTLDPGLPGFLARVRPLGFKTKLDTNGTRPDVLRRLLERGLVDYIAMDVKAPPDKYRRVTRSRVDPGTIEESIRLLQQSAIDHEFRTTVVPGLVSANDVEEVARWLQGPQRYVLQQYWPPGKTLDQSWKKPPPCPHSHLERLARRIAHLVARVEVRQHIL
- the larC gene encoding nickel pincer cofactor biosynthesis protein LarC, with amino-acid sequence MGDHRGSGRLVFVDPVSGVSGDMLLGALVGAGVEVADLNASLRMLPVDGVELVAHRVRRGAVAATKVEVLGVSRQPVGDGQHGDGTHRGLAEVLALLESSSLAPETVSRAVEVFRALAEAEGRIHDLPPDRVHFHEVGALDAIADVVGVIEGLRLLGAERVLCGPLPLGGGRVACAHGILPVPAPATLDLLRGFPTREAPGEGELVTPTGAALMRVLAEPALVWPRLVPEVVGYGAGTRDLPWPNVLRLVVGREWRPGGSAAGAGPGPAAGSWAAEVEAACELGSALEESFLLECNVDDMNPQLFEHVQEKLFGAGALDVFLQAVQMKKHRPGVLVSVICPAECLTAVLGVLLRETTTLGVRGHRATRWMAERHIKEVPTRFGTLRVKCAYLDGKLVNVAPEYEDCKAAAASSGVPLKVVMAEAMKAALQRWH